The window GATCGCTGCAGCAAGGTCGCCTCCTAAGGTTTCCGATAATGTATCAATCGTCGCCGAAACTGCAAAGCATCCCCGCTCATCCTGTCGCGTAATGGCTGACAAGACGGGGAGAACAAAAACATGCCTCTTGCGATGAACCGCGATGTTTTCATCACCTGCGCCGTCACCGGCGCCGGCGATACGGTTTCCAGATCCAGCCACGTTCCCATTACTCCCAAGCAGATCGCGGATTCCGCGATCGACGCCGCCAAGGCTGGAGCGGCCGTTGTTCATTGCCATGTCCGCGATCCGGAAACGGGGGCCGCCAGCCGCCGCAACGACCTCTATAGAGAGGTCACCGACCGCATCCGTTCGGCCGATATCGACGTCGTCCTCAATCTCACCGCCGGCATGGGCGGGGACCTGATCTTCGGGGATGTCGAAAGCCCCCTTCCCCTCAACGTGAAAGGCACCGACATGGCGGGCGCCAGCGAGCGCGTCAGTCATATCGCCGAATGCCTGCCGGAAATCTGCACGCTCGATTGCGGCACGATGAACTTCAATCTCGGCGACTATGTCATGACCAATACGCCGGCCATGCTGCGGGCGATGGCCAAGAAGATGACGGATCTCGGCGTGCGGCCGGAGATCGAGGCTTTCGACACCGGCCATCTCTGGTTCGCCAAGCAGCTTGCCGAAGAGGGGCTGATCGAAGATCCGGTGCTGATCCAGCTCTGCATGGGTATTCCGTGGGGCGCGCCCGACGACCTCAACACCTTCATGGCGATGGTCAACAACGTGCCTCAGAGCTGGACCTTCTCGGCTTTTTCGATCGGCCGCAACGCCATGGCCTATCCGGCGGCCGCGGTTCTCGCCGGCGGCAACGTGCGCGTCGGCCTGGAAGACAATCTCTTTATCGGCAAGGGGCAGCTCGCCACAAATGCGCAGCTCGTCGAAAAGGCCGTGCAGGTGGTCGAAGGCATGGGCGCGCGCATCATCGGGCCGGAGGATGTGCGCAAGAAGCTGAAGCTGACGAAGCGCTGAGGATATCATGACGAAGATCAGCAAGGCGGCCTGTATCGGCGGCGGCGTCATCGGCGGCGGATGGATCGCCCGTTTCCTGCTCGCCGGTATCGACGTCGACGTGTTCGACCCGCATCCGGAAGCAGGCCGCATCGTCGGCGAGATCATCGCCAATGCGGAAAAAGCGTATGCAATGCTGACCGGCGCGCCCTTGCCGCCGCGCGGCAAGCTGACCTTCTGCGAGACGCTCGCGGAAGCCGTTGCCGATGCCGACTGGATTCAGGAAAGCGTACCGGAACGGCTCGACCTCAAGCGCGGCGTCCTGACCGAGATCGATGCCGCCGCGCGCCCGGAGGCGCTGATCGGCTCGTCCACCTCGGGCCTGCTGCCGACCGATCTGCAGCGCAACATGACGCATCCCGAACGCCTCTTCGTCGCCCACCCCTATAATCCCGTCTATCTGCTGCCGCTCGTCGAAATCGTCGGCGGCGAGAAGACCTCGGCGGGGACGATTCGGGCGGCGATCGAAAGACTGGCGCCGATCGGCATGAAGGGTGTTCACATCGCTAAGGAGATCGAAGCCTTCGTCGGCGACCGGCTGCTCGAAGCGCTCTGGCGCGAGGCGTTGTGGCTCATCCATGACGACATCTGCACGGTCGAGACGCTCGACGACGTGATTCGTTATTCCTTCGGCCTGCGCTGGGCGCAGATGGGCCTGTTCCAGACCTACCGCATTGCCGGCGGCGAGGCCGGCATGCGTCACTTCCTCGCCCAGTTCGGCCCCTGCCTCGCCTGGCCCTGGACCAAGCTCACCGATGTCGTCGATCTCGACGACGCCCTGATCGAAAAGATTGGCCGGCAATCCGATGAGCAGGCCGCCGGCCTCTCAATCCGCGCGCTCGAACGCATCCGCGACGAAAATCTCGTCGGCATCCTCCAGGCCCTCAAGGGCGGTGATAACGGCAAAGGTTGGGGTGCCGGTAAGCTGCTGAAGGATTTCGAACAAACCCTCTGGGCGCGAGGCGGTGATGCGGCCGCTTCTGCCGATCCGTCGAAGCCGCTACGGCTGGTCGAAACCAAGGTGAGCCCCGCCTGGGTCGACTACAACGGCCACATGACCGAGCACCGTTATCTCCAGGTATTCGGTGATACATCCGATGCGCTGCTGCGCCTTATCGGCGTCGACCTTGCCTATGTCGAGGCGGGGCACAGCTATTACACAGTGGAAAGCCATATCCGCCATCTCGGCGAGGCGAAGCTCGGCCAGGCGATCCATTCGGCCTGCCAGATCCTGACCGCCGACGAGAAGCGGCTGCATGTCTTCCACACATTGCGCGACACGGCGACGGGCGCGGTCATCGCAACCGCCGAGCAGATGCTGCTGCATGTCGACAGCAAGGAGGGCAAGGCAGTGGCGGCGCCCGCCGCGGTGCTCGACAGGGTGAAGGCGATTGCCGCGGCCCATGCGGAACTGGCGCTGCCCGAAGGCGCCGGCCGTCACGTTGGCCAGAGGCGGTAGGAGGATCGGCATGGATTTTGGTCTCAGCGAAGAACAGGAAATGATCGTCGAGACGGTCCGCGCTTTCGTCGAAACCGAGATCTATCCGCATGAGAACGAGGTCGAGCGGACCGGCATCGTGCCACCGGAACTCGGGCGCGAGATTCAGCGCAAATGCATCGATCTCGGCTTTTACGCCTGCAATTTCCCGGAGGAGATCGGCGGCGCCGGCCTCGACCATGTCACCTTCACGCTGGTGGAGCGCGAGCTCGGGCGCGGCTCGCTCGGCCTGACGGTCTTCTTCGGCCGGCCCTCCGGCATCCTTATGGCCTGCGAGGGCGAGCAGCGCGAGCGCTATTTGCTGCCGGCGGTGCGCGGCGAGAAGATTGATGCGCTTGCCATTACCGAGCCGGGTGCCGGTTCCGATATGCGCGGCATGAAATGTGCTGCCCGCCGCAGCGGCGGCGATTTCGTCCTCGACGGCACGAAACATTTCATCTCGCACGCCGACGTCGCCGATTTCGTCATCGTCTTCGCCGCCACCGGCGAGGAGGAAACGCCGAAAGGCATCAAGAAGAAGATCACCGCCTTCCTCGTTGATCGCGGGACGCCGGGGTTCGAGATCCTGAAGGGCTACGATTCGGTTTCGCATCGCGGCTACCACAATTGCACCCTCAGCTTTACCGATTGCCGGATCCCTGAAGCCCAAGTGCTGGGCGAGGTGCATCGCGGCTTCGATATCGCCAATCGATGGCTTTACGGCACCCGGCTGACGGTTGCCGCCACCTGCGTCGGCCGGGCCCGGCGCGTCTTCGAGATGGCACTTCCCTATGCCGCCGAACGCAAGCAGTTCGGCAGGCCGATCGGCGCCAATCAGGGCGTTTCGTTCAAGCTCGCAGATATGATCACCGAGATTGACGCGGCCGACTGGCTGACGCTTGCCGCCGCCTGGCAGGTCGATGCCGGTCTTGCAGCCGACCGCCAGATCGCCTCGGCCAAGCTCTACGCCTCCGAAATGCTGGCCCGGGTCACTGACGAGGCGATCCAAATCTATGGTGGCATGGGTCTGATGGATGACCTGCCGCTCGCCCGCTTCTGGCGCGATGCGCGCGTCGAGCGCATCTGGGACGGCACCTCGGAAATCCAGCGGCATATCATCAGCCGCGATCTGCTTCGGCCCCTGGGAGCGTGAACGGATGACATCCAAACCGCTCGACCGCCTGCTCAGACCTCAAACGATCGCCGTCTTCGGCGGTCGCGAGGCGCGCAGGGTGATCGAGCAATGCGACCGCATGGGCTTTTCGGGCCAGATCTGGCCCGTCCATCCCAAACTCGAGGAGGTGCTTGGACGGCCGTGTTATCGCTCTGTATCCGATCTGCCTTCTGCCCCGGACGCTGCTTTCGTGGGTGTCAACAGGACGCTGACGGTCGAGATCGTGCGCAGCCTTTCAGACGCCGGCGCCGGTGGAGCGGTCTGCTATGCATCGGGCTTCAGCGAGGCGACGGCGGAACTTGCCGACGGCACCGAACTGCAGCAGGCC of the Rhizobium etli CFN 42 genome contains:
- a CDS encoding carnitine 3-dehydrogenase, which translates into the protein MTKISKAACIGGGVIGGGWIARFLLAGIDVDVFDPHPEAGRIVGEIIANAEKAYAMLTGAPLPPRGKLTFCETLAEAVADADWIQESVPERLDLKRGVLTEIDAAARPEALIGSSTSGLLPTDLQRNMTHPERLFVAHPYNPVYLLPLVEIVGGEKTSAGTIRAAIERLAPIGMKGVHIAKEIEAFVGDRLLEALWREALWLIHDDICTVETLDDVIRYSFGLRWAQMGLFQTYRIAGGEAGMRHFLAQFGPCLAWPWTKLTDVVDLDDALIEKIGRQSDEQAAGLSIRALERIRDENLVGILQALKGGDNGKGWGAGKLLKDFEQTLWARGGDAAASADPSKPLRLVETKVSPAWVDYNGHMTEHRYLQVFGDTSDALLRLIGVDLAYVEAGHSYYTVESHIRHLGEAKLGQAIHSACQILTADEKRLHVFHTLRDTATGAVIATAEQMLLHVDSKEGKAVAAPAAVLDRVKAIAAAHAELALPEGAGRHVGQRR
- a CDS encoding acyl-CoA dehydrogenase family protein, whose amino-acid sequence is MDFGLSEEQEMIVETVRAFVETEIYPHENEVERTGIVPPELGREIQRKCIDLGFYACNFPEEIGGAGLDHVTFTLVERELGRGSLGLTVFFGRPSGILMACEGEQRERYLLPAVRGEKIDALAITEPGAGSDMRGMKCAARRSGGDFVLDGTKHFISHADVADFVIVFAATGEEETPKGIKKKITAFLVDRGTPGFEILKGYDSVSHRGYHNCTLSFTDCRIPEAQVLGEVHRGFDIANRWLYGTRLTVAATCVGRARRVFEMALPYAAERKQFGRPIGANQGVSFKLADMITEIDAADWLTLAAAWQVDAGLAADRQIASAKLYASEMLARVTDEAIQIYGGMGLMDDLPLARFWRDARVERIWDGTSEIQRHIISRDLLRPLGA
- a CDS encoding BKACE family enzyme — its product is MPLAMNRDVFITCAVTGAGDTVSRSSHVPITPKQIADSAIDAAKAGAAVVHCHVRDPETGAASRRNDLYREVTDRIRSADIDVVLNLTAGMGGDLIFGDVESPLPLNVKGTDMAGASERVSHIAECLPEICTLDCGTMNFNLGDYVMTNTPAMLRAMAKKMTDLGVRPEIEAFDTGHLWFAKQLAEEGLIEDPVLIQLCMGIPWGAPDDLNTFMAMVNNVPQSWTFSAFSIGRNAMAYPAAAVLAGGNVRVGLEDNLFIGKGQLATNAQLVEKAVQVVEGMGARIIGPEDVRKKLKLTKR